One stretch of Planococcus sp. PAMC 21323 DNA includes these proteins:
- a CDS encoding metal ABC transporter permease: MIEAIFSYEFLQNAFAAGLIIGVIAPLLGVFIVVRRLSLIADALSHVTLAGIAGSLYLSQSVASLALLNPLFLGIAASVGGSMLIERLRSLYKHYQELAIPIILSAGIGFGAIFISLAEGFSSDLFGYLFGSVSAVSREDLYIVMAVAIVVLAFVFIFFKELFVLSFDDEYARASGLPAKWIHFMFMIVTALVIAGSMRIVGILLVSSLMTIPVATAMRVTKSFKQTIVLSIVFGEISVITGLVSAFYLDLAPGGTIVVTSIFLLLLVLAYKKIMVSRKKGAIA, translated from the coding sequence ATGATTGAAGCAATTTTTTCTTATGAATTTTTACAAAATGCCTTTGCGGCAGGGTTAATCATTGGAGTTATTGCGCCGTTACTTGGCGTGTTTATTGTAGTAAGAAGACTGTCATTAATCGCTGATGCGTTAAGTCATGTTACGTTAGCGGGAATTGCAGGAAGTTTGTACTTGAGTCAAAGTGTTGCTTCCTTAGCTCTATTAAATCCACTATTTCTCGGGATTGCTGCATCAGTAGGTGGCTCTATGTTAATTGAACGTTTAAGAAGCTTGTATAAGCATTACCAAGAATTGGCGATTCCCATTATATTATCAGCAGGGATTGGGTTTGGTGCTATTTTTATTTCTTTAGCTGAAGGTTTTTCGAGTGATTTATTTGGTTATTTATTTGGCTCAGTTTCAGCGGTAAGCAGAGAAGACTTGTATATTGTGATGGCTGTGGCAATAGTCGTCCTTGCTTTTGTTTTTATATTTTTTAAAGAACTGTTCGTTTTATCTTTTGACGACGAATATGCTCGAGCTTCTGGCTTGCCAGCTAAATGGATTCATTTTATGTTTATGATTGTGACAGCGCTCGTAATTGCAGGCTCTATGCGCATTGTGGGTATATTGTTAGTATCGTCACTTATGACCATACCGGTTGCGACAGCAATGCGTGTTACAAAAAGTTTTAAACAAACAATCGTTTTATCAATTGTTTTTGGAGAAATTTCTGTTATTACTGGGCTAGTCTCTGCATTTTACCTAGACTTGGCTCCTGGTGGAACAATAGTTGTAACATCGATATTCCTCTTATTGCTTGTCCTTGCGTATAAGAAAATAATGGTTTCGCGTAAAAAAGGAGCGATTGCATGA
- a CDS encoding Fur family transcriptional regulator — translation MNLANAWKILKEKGFKETSKRNQILELFANDERYLTARDLLDVMQKDYPSMSYDTVYRNLATFVSLDILEETELSGERHFRMQCESDHHHHHFICMDCGKIKEIPLCPMDMLGAALPSYEIANHKFEIYGKCPECK, via the coding sequence ATGAATTTAGCAAATGCGTGGAAAATTCTAAAAGAAAAAGGTTTCAAGGAAACATCCAAACGTAATCAAATTTTAGAGTTGTTTGCGAACGATGAACGCTATTTGACGGCGAGAGATTTATTGGATGTTATGCAAAAAGATTATCCGAGCATGAGCTACGATACGGTGTACCGAAACTTAGCGACGTTTGTATCTCTTGATATATTAGAAGAAACGGAGTTATCGGGTGAACGTCATTTTCGAATGCAATGTGAGAGCGATCATCACCATCATCATTTTATTTGCATGGATTGTGGCAAAATAAAAGAAATTCCGCTTTGTCCAATGGATATGTTGGGTGCAGCACTACCGTCATACGAAATTGCTAATCACAAATTTGAAATATACGGGAAATGTCCCGAATGCAAATAA
- a CDS encoding nucleotidase: protein MKYRFGIDIDGTVTSPTSLIPHINEQFNSELTLDDIKEYDLTAALPHLTQGEFYSWFRDSEPRIYAASPVSDHAKQILNNWKDQYELYYISARGDNVRDITLNWFEEHAIAYDHIELIGSHKKIETAKRHNVDLFFEDKHDNAVEISEELDIPVILFDTPYNREAIPSNVVRVYDWLEAEKWVKNEFSLHETLSRK from the coding sequence ATGAAGTATCGTTTCGGAATAGATATCGATGGGACAGTGACTTCTCCAACGTCACTGATTCCTCATATTAATGAACAATTTAATAGTGAATTAACATTGGATGACATTAAAGAATACGATTTAACTGCAGCTCTTCCTCATTTGACGCAAGGTGAATTTTATTCTTGGTTCCGGGATTCCGAGCCGCGCATATATGCGGCTTCTCCTGTTTCTGATCATGCAAAACAAATATTGAACAATTGGAAAGATCAATACGAACTGTACTATATATCTGCTCGAGGCGATAATGTTCGTGATATCACGCTAAATTGGTTTGAAGAACACGCTATCGCGTATGATCATATTGAATTGATCGGTTCTCACAAAAAAATTGAAACAGCTAAACGTCACAACGTCGATTTATTTTTTGAAGACAAACATGACAATGCTGTAGAGATTTCTGAAGAGCTAGATATTCCAGTCATTCTATTTGATACACCTTATAACCGCGAGGCCATTCCTTCGAATGTCGTACGTGTTTATGACTGGCTCGAAGCAGAAAAATGGGTTAAAAACGAATTTAGTTTGCACGAAACATTAAGCCGTAAATAA
- the ispG gene encoding flavodoxin-dependent (E)-4-hydroxy-3-methylbut-2-enyl-diphosphate synthase, protein MSEMTHRSKTRPVKVGDLTIGGSNELFIQSMATTKTHDVEATVAEILRLEEAGCQIVRVACPDERAAYAIGAIKERINIPLVVDIHFDYKLALIAIEQGADKIRINPGNIGRREKVEAVVNAAKAKGIPIRIGVNAGSLERKILEKYGYPTAEGMVESALHHIKILEDLDFHDIIVSLKASDVSLAVEAYELASKAFDYPLHLGITESGTLFSGTVKSAAGLGALFAKGIGNTLRVSLSADPVEEVKVAREMLKIFGLSSNAATLISCPTCGRIEIDLISIANEVEEYISHIKAPLKVAVLGCAVNGPGEAREADIGIAGARGEGLLFMHGKTVRKVPEATMVDELKIEIDKLAEAYFEKQAAEKAQKELEQQQV, encoded by the coding sequence TAGAAGCAACGGTTGCTGAAATTTTACGTTTAGAAGAAGCCGGATGCCAAATTGTTCGTGTAGCATGTCCTGATGAACGTGCAGCATATGCCATTGGTGCAATTAAAGAACGCATCAACATTCCTTTAGTAGTAGATATTCACTTTGATTATAAATTAGCTTTAATTGCAATCGAACAAGGCGCCGATAAAATTCGGATCAACCCAGGTAATATCGGTCGACGCGAAAAAGTTGAAGCGGTTGTAAATGCAGCTAAAGCAAAAGGCATTCCAATTCGTATTGGTGTGAACGCAGGATCACTAGAACGCAAAATTCTAGAAAAATATGGCTATCCAACAGCTGAAGGTATGGTCGAAAGTGCTCTTCACCACATTAAAATACTAGAAGACTTGGATTTCCATGACATTATTGTTTCTCTAAAAGCGTCGGATGTCAGCTTAGCTGTAGAAGCATATGAACTCGCTTCAAAAGCGTTTGACTATCCGTTGCACTTAGGAATCACAGAATCAGGTACATTGTTCTCAGGAACAGTGAAAAGTGCTGCAGGTCTTGGTGCATTATTTGCCAAAGGTATCGGGAACACACTTCGCGTATCGCTTAGTGCCGATCCAGTAGAAGAAGTTAAAGTGGCGCGTGAAATGTTGAAAATTTTTGGTCTTTCTTCAAACGCAGCGACACTTATTTCATGCCCTACATGCGGACGCATTGAAATTGACTTGATTTCCATTGCAAACGAAGTAGAAGAATATATCTCGCATATTAAAGCACCGTTAAAAGTAGCAGTTTTAGGTTGCGCAGTTAACGGACCTGGTGAAGCTCGTGAAGCAGATATCGGGATTGCTGGCGCTCGCGGAGAAGGATTGCTATTTATGCACGGTAAAACGGTCCGTAAAGTACCTGAAGCTACTATGGTCGATGAACTGAAAATCGAAATCGATAAGTTAGCTGAAGCTTATTTTGAAAAACAAGCAGCTGAAAAAGCGCAAAAAGAATTAGAACAACAACAAGTTTAA